One Kaistella polysaccharea DNA segment encodes these proteins:
- the queG gene encoding tRNA epoxyqueuosine(34) reductase QueG: protein MSHTAEKYANLIKAKAEKFGFQNCGISPAGFLEEDAQPFESWLKNNFQGEMAYMENYFDKRLDPRLLVEGSKSVISLSYNYYPEKDLAELGELKISKYAYGQDYHEIIKEILREMVQELQDEIGDFQFRIFTDSAPILERSWARKSGIGWVGKNANLITKQTGSFYFLAEIICDLDLTSDEPTSDHCGSCRKCIEACPTDAIVSDRIIDGSKCISYATIELKNEIPESFKGKMEDWMFGCDICQDVCPWNRFSKPHHQNLFKPNPLLENFQKSDWQELSQDLFSELFRKSPVKRTKFAGLKRNINFIRDQTDTIQNKEQ, encoded by the coding sequence ATGTCACATACTGCCGAAAAATATGCAAACTTAATAAAAGCCAAAGCTGAAAAATTTGGATTTCAGAACTGTGGCATTTCCCCTGCAGGTTTTCTGGAAGAAGATGCTCAACCTTTTGAAAGTTGGTTAAAGAATAATTTCCAGGGTGAAATGGCTTACATGGAAAATTATTTTGATAAAAGACTGGATCCGCGATTACTGGTGGAAGGTTCAAAGTCAGTTATTTCTCTTTCTTACAATTACTATCCAGAAAAGGATTTGGCGGAATTAGGCGAATTGAAAATTTCCAAATATGCTTATGGCCAAGATTACCATGAAATTATCAAAGAGATCCTGCGGGAAATGGTTCAGGAACTTCAGGACGAAATTGGTGATTTTCAATTTCGGATATTTACAGATTCTGCGCCGATTTTAGAACGTAGCTGGGCCAGAAAATCCGGAATAGGATGGGTCGGTAAAAATGCAAACCTTATTACCAAACAAACTGGATCGTTTTATTTTTTGGCAGAAATCATCTGTGATCTCGATCTTACTTCAGATGAACCTACAAGCGATCATTGCGGAAGCTGTAGAAAATGCATTGAAGCTTGTCCCACAGACGCCATTGTATCGGACCGTATCATTGATGGCAGTAAATGTATTTCCTACGCCACCATCGAATTGAAGAATGAAATCCCGGAAAGTTTCAAAGGAAAAATGGAAGACTGGATGTTTGGGTGTGATATCTGCCAAGATGTTTGCCCCTGGAACCGATTTTCAAAACCTCATCATCAAAACTTATTTAAGCCAAATCCTCTTTTAGAGAACTTTCAAAAATCAGATTGGCAAGAATTATCACAGGATTTATTTTCAGAACTGTTTCGGAAATCCCCGGTTAAACGTACAAAATTTGCTGGTTTGAAAAGAAATATTAATTTTATTAGAGATCAAACAGATACAATTCAAAATAAAGAACAGTAA
- a CDS encoding transporter substrate-binding domain-containing protein, translating into MMIRNLTNFLLFCIFFVFCNSTLNGQNLVNNTDVKPLRVGIAGTAPFVINEEGNATPQGISPSIWTEITDDLKWDYNYTRYNSVNQALDALKKGEMDVIVGPVTINSDRLEHFKFSQPYYQSSLAIAYKEGSFSIWNVLKLIFSVKLIFAIGIFLIILTIVGTFLWLAERKASPEQFPADPARGIGTGMWLAIVTMSTTGYGDKAPVTLTGRIIAGTWMIVSIISATSMVAGIASILTFSNFQSVDIQNMEQLSGKKVATIAGSPSVEFLREFKVIIKSAPTIEEAMIMLKNKEVEAIVYDRPQLMYYINNHESENLKIAKAEYYKQGYGFAFQKDSPLTYEVNRTLLELAEDQKILEITEDYLGKDE; encoded by the coding sequence ATGATGATCCGTAACTTAACTAATTTCCTACTTTTTTGTATATTTTTTGTCTTCTGTAATTCTACATTAAATGGACAAAACCTGGTTAATAATACCGATGTAAAACCACTTCGCGTAGGTATTGCTGGGACTGCACCTTTTGTAATCAACGAAGAGGGAAATGCTACTCCACAAGGAATATCGCCCAGCATTTGGACGGAAATTACTGATGACCTCAAATGGGATTACAATTACACCCGCTATAATTCTGTAAATCAAGCTTTAGATGCGCTGAAAAAAGGGGAAATGGATGTGATTGTAGGACCAGTAACCATTAATTCTGATCGGCTTGAACATTTTAAGTTTTCACAACCGTATTACCAGTCAAGTTTAGCCATCGCTTATAAAGAAGGATCTTTCAGCATCTGGAATGTATTAAAACTGATTTTCAGTGTGAAACTTATTTTTGCTATTGGCATTTTTCTAATCATTCTGACCATAGTTGGAACATTTCTTTGGCTCGCTGAGCGCAAAGCTTCCCCGGAGCAATTTCCCGCAGATCCTGCGAGAGGAATCGGTACTGGAATGTGGCTCGCCATCGTAACAATGAGTACGACAGGTTACGGTGATAAAGCGCCTGTTACTTTAACGGGACGGATTATTGCCGGAACGTGGATGATTGTTTCTATCATCTCAGCAACATCGATGGTTGCGGGAATTGCGAGTATTTTAACTTTTTCCAATTTTCAATCGGTTGATATTCAGAATATGGAACAGCTTTCGGGGAAAAAAGTAGCCACAATTGCGGGTTCGCCTTCTGTAGAATTTTTACGGGAATTTAAAGTCATCATTAAATCTGCACCTACAATTGAAGAAGCCATGATTATGCTGAAGAATAAGGAGGTAGAAGCCATTGTCTACGATCGGCCGCAGTTGATGTATTACATTAATAATCACGAAAGTGAAAATTTAAAAATAGCAAAAGCCGAATATTATAAACAAGGTTACGGATTTGCTTTTCAAAAAGATAGTCCACTAACGTACGAAGTAAACCGAACATTACTGGAACTTGCAGAAGATCAAAAGATTCTTGAAATTACAGAAGATTATTTGGGAAAGGATGAATAA
- a CDS encoding TIGR02117 family protein, translating into MKKIILVILKTIWAFIGLIAVYVLLVLALPYFETPAQQVSEPKTVETFILTNGVHTDIVVPIKSKQIDWSKEILFSNTTSKSTDFKYLSIGWGDKGFYLDTPEWADLKVSTAINAAFWLGESAMHCTFYKTMTESKDCKRIMLTEKQYADLINFIQKKFDRDEAGNLMLIKTDAVYTANDAFYDAQGSYSFLNTCNTWTNNALKTAGQKAAFWTATDFGIFQHYD; encoded by the coding sequence ATGAAGAAAATCATCCTTGTCATTTTAAAAACAATCTGGGCTTTCATTGGCTTGATCGCAGTTTACGTACTTTTAGTATTGGCTCTTCCCTATTTTGAAACACCGGCACAACAGGTTTCCGAACCCAAAACAGTAGAAACTTTCATTTTAACAAATGGCGTGCACACCGATATTGTAGTTCCCATTAAATCAAAACAAATTGATTGGAGTAAGGAAATTCTCTTCAGCAATACTACTTCAAAAAGTACCGATTTCAAATACCTATCTATTGGTTGGGGAGATAAAGGCTTTTATCTCGATACCCCAGAATGGGCAGATTTAAAGGTTTCAACGGCCATTAATGCGGCATTTTGGCTGGGAGAATCTGCGATGCATTGTACCTTTTATAAAACAATGACCGAATCGAAAGATTGTAAAAGAATCATGCTCACTGAAAAGCAATATGCAGACCTCATCAATTTTATTCAGAAAAAATTTGACAGAGATGAAGCAGGAAATCTGATGCTTATAAAAACAGATGCTGTATACACGGCAAATGACGCATTTTACGACGCTCAAGGAAGCTACAGTTTCTTAAATACTTGCAATACGTGGACAAATAATGCGCTTAAGACTGCAGGTCAAAAAGCAGCTTTCTGGACTGCGACTGATTTCGGAATCTTTCAACATTATGATTAA
- a CDS encoding YceI family protein — MKNLVNFRSLVLALTLFSGVVAAQKISSNNVKTVVSGTSTLHDWKMTSTTGTFSGNVSGNSINDVHYTMNGKTLKSGKGPMDTNAYKALQADKYPAISFTATSVNIGKGTMTGKLTVTNVSKTVSVPVNVTKNGNTYTIWGTAAIKMTDYGVTPPAFMMNTVKTGNEVTITVNAVAQ; from the coding sequence ATGAAAAATTTAGTAAACTTCAGATCTCTCGTTTTAGCACTCACTCTTTTCTCAGGAGTAGTTGCCGCCCAAAAAATCAGCAGCAATAATGTTAAAACTGTCGTATCCGGTACATCAACTTTACATGACTGGAAAATGACTTCCACAACAGGAACTTTTTCTGGTAATGTTTCTGGAAACAGTATTAATGATGTTCATTATACTATGAATGGTAAAACATTAAAAAGTGGAAAAGGACCTATGGATACCAACGCTTATAAAGCACTTCAGGCCGATAAATATCCTGCAATAAGCTTTACCGCAACTTCTGTAAACATAGGAAAAGGAACAATGACCGGTAAACTTACGGTAACCAACGTTTCCAAAACAGTAAGTGTACCAGTAAATGTGACCAAAAACGGTAATACCTACACTATTTGGGGAACGGCTGCAATTAAAATGACTGATTACGGGGTAACACCTCCAGCATTTATGATGAACACCGTAAAAACTGGTAACGAGGTAACCATTACTGTAAACGCAGTAGCACAATAA
- a CDS encoding YceI family protein, translated as MKTKIIFFTFLLTSLSAFAQQNGLEINGWTNINTFKCTESQFKNSPSVYSFSGMKLPNLIFKIINFDCGNRMMTADFRKTLQSDKFPNLTIKFLEFKKTSATKFQAVVEVKMMTVSRNYNIDFTYYKNSLVGNKRLKFSDFQIVPPRRMGGMVYVKDELDLVFSLSTDD; from the coding sequence ATGAAAACAAAAATCATTTTTTTCACCTTTCTACTCACATCTCTCAGTGCTTTTGCACAGCAGAATGGATTGGAAATTAATGGTTGGACGAATATCAATACCTTTAAATGTACAGAGTCTCAATTTAAAAACTCACCCTCAGTGTACTCATTTAGCGGAATGAAGCTTCCAAATTTGATTTTTAAAATCATAAACTTTGATTGCGGGAACAGAATGATGACTGCAGATTTTCGGAAGACTTTACAATCTGATAAATTTCCAAACCTTACCATCAAGTTTTTAGAATTTAAGAAAACCTCTGCAACAAAATTTCAAGCTGTTGTAGAAGTTAAGATGATGACTGTTTCTCGTAACTATAACATCGATTTTACGTATTATAAAAACAGTTTGGTAGGAAATAAAAGATTGAAATTCTCCGACTTCCAGATCGTGCCTCCAAGAAGAATGGGAGGAATGGTTTACGTTAAAGATGAGTTAGATTTAGTTTTCAGTTTAAGCACGGATGATTAA